One stretch of Cedecea neteri DNA includes these proteins:
- a CDS encoding YbgS-like family protein: protein MKKLTTLLLTATLTLGSGIVYAADSTSSANNGQANASAEAGQVAPDAHQKVAPNGVSNDKINGSHHKMSKSEVHKNSMCKDGRCPDTNKKVETGSGQDVNKKVDGTSQ from the coding sequence ATGAAAAAATTAACCACGCTGCTATTAACCGCCACGCTGACCCTGGGCAGCGGAATCGTTTATGCCGCCGACTCAACGTCGAGCGCAAACAACGGGCAGGCAAACGCCAGCGCCGAAGCAGGCCAGGTCGCGCCTGACGCGCACCAGAAAGTTGCTCCAAACGGGGTGAGTAATGACAAAATCAACGGCTCTCACCATAAAATGAGCAAAAGCGAAGTGCATAAAAACAGCATGTGCAAAGATGGACGCTGCCCTGATACCAACAAAAAAGTTGAGACCGGCAGCGGGCAAGACGTGAACAAGAAAGTCGACGGCACTTCGCAGTAA
- the pnuC gene encoding nicotinamide riboside transporter PnuC yields MDFFSTQNILVHIPIGAGGYDLSWIEAVGTLAGLLCIWLASLEKIGNYAFGLINVTLFAIIFFQIQLYASLLLQLFFFVANIYGWYAWSRQSSNNQSLLQIRWLPLPKAIAWLVIIIASIGLMTIFIDPVFAFLTRIAVTVMQSLGMNVTLPELQPDAYPFWDSCMMVLSIVAMILMTRKYVENWLLWTIINVISVVIFALQGVYAMSLEYLILTFIALNGSRMWIKSARQSGSRAFS; encoded by the coding sequence ATGGATTTTTTTAGCACGCAGAATATTCTCGTCCACATTCCCATTGGGGCGGGCGGGTACGACTTATCATGGATTGAGGCGGTGGGGACGCTGGCGGGTTTGCTTTGCATCTGGCTTGCCAGCCTGGAGAAAATTGGGAACTACGCTTTCGGGCTAATCAACGTCACGCTGTTTGCCATCATTTTCTTTCAAATTCAGCTCTACGCCAGCCTGCTGCTGCAGCTGTTCTTTTTCGTGGCGAATATTTACGGCTGGTATGCGTGGTCACGGCAAAGCAGCAATAATCAGTCGTTACTGCAAATCCGCTGGCTTCCCTTGCCTAAGGCTATTGCCTGGCTGGTAATTATCATTGCGTCGATTGGATTGATGACGATATTCATCGACCCGGTCTTTGCTTTCCTCACCCGGATTGCCGTGACGGTGATGCAGAGCCTGGGAATGAACGTTACCCTGCCAGAACTCCAGCCGGATGCTTACCCCTTCTGGGATTCATGCATGATGGTGCTGTCGATTGTGGCCATGATCCTGATGACGCGTAAGTATGTGGAAAACTGGCTGCTGTGGACAATCATCAATGTGATAAGCGTTGTTATCTTTGCGCTGCAGGGTGTTTATGCGATGTCGCTGGAATATCTCATCCTGACCTTTATTGCGCTAAACGGTAGCCGGATGTGGATTAAAAGCGCGCGGCAGTCGGGCTCGCGCGCCTTCTCCTGA
- the zitB gene encoding CDF family zinc transporter ZitB, giving the protein MAHSHQHTPSDSNAKRLLFAFLITAIFMVAEVIGGLLSGSLALLADAGHMLTDAAALLFALLAVHFSRRPPDARHTFGLLRLTTLAAFVNAIALVVITILIVWEAIQRFSNPQPIAGWAMLTIAIAGLLANLVSFWILHGGSGEKNLNVRAAALHVLGDLLGSVGAIVAAVVILWTGWTPIDPILSVLVSCLVLRSAWSLLKESVNELLEGAPSAIDIAALKRNLSRSIPEVRNVHHVHIWLVGEKPLMTLHVQVVPPHDHDALLERIHHFLEHEYQIEHATVQMEYQVCHGPDCDLNEHDHSAGHAHHHH; this is encoded by the coding sequence ATGGCGCATTCACACCAACACACCCCCTCCGACAGTAACGCAAAACGCCTGTTGTTTGCCTTTCTTATCACGGCGATTTTCATGGTTGCCGAAGTTATCGGTGGCCTGCTTTCCGGCTCGCTTGCCCTGCTGGCCGACGCCGGACACATGCTAACCGATGCAGCCGCCCTGCTGTTTGCCCTGCTGGCCGTGCATTTTTCCCGTCGCCCGCCTGACGCCCGGCACACTTTTGGCCTGCTGCGCCTCACCACGCTCGCCGCATTTGTGAACGCTATTGCACTGGTGGTTATCACCATCCTGATCGTCTGGGAAGCGATTCAGCGCTTCTCAAACCCCCAACCAATTGCGGGCTGGGCGATGTTGACTATCGCCATCGCCGGACTGCTGGCGAACCTGGTCTCTTTCTGGATCCTGCACGGTGGCAGCGGCGAGAAAAATCTTAACGTCCGCGCGGCGGCACTCCATGTTCTTGGCGATTTATTGGGTTCAGTGGGGGCCATTGTAGCGGCGGTGGTGATTCTCTGGACTGGCTGGACACCTATCGATCCGATCCTCTCGGTGCTGGTTTCCTGCCTGGTATTGCGCAGCGCCTGGAGCCTGCTGAAAGAGAGCGTTAATGAACTGCTGGAAGGTGCACCGAGCGCCATTGATATTGCCGCTCTGAAACGTAATCTGTCACGCTCGATACCGGAAGTGCGTAACGTGCATCACGTCCATATCTGGCTGGTTGGAGAGAAACCGTTGATGACGCTGCATGTCCAGGTCGTACCGCCCCACGATCACGATGCCCTTCTGGAGCGTATACATCACTTTCTGGAGCACGAGTACCAGATAGAACATGCCACGGTACAGATGGAGTATCAGGTTTGCCATGGGCCAGACTGTGACCTGAACGAGCATGACCATTCTGCCGGCCATGCTCATCATCATCATTGA
- the nadA gene encoding quinolinate synthase NadA, which yields MSVMFDPETAIYPFPPKPAPLSGDEKQFYREKIKRLLKERNAVMVAHYYTDPEIQSLAEETGGCISDSLEMARFGANHPASTLLVAGVRFMGETAKILSPEKTILMPTLNAECSLDLGCPIEAFNAFCDQHPDRTVVVYANTSAAVKARADWVVTSSIAVELIEHLDSLGEKIIWAPDRHLGGYVQKQTGADVLCWQGACIVHDEFKTQALARMKALYPNAAVLVHPESPQAVVDMADAVGSTSQLINAAKTLPHQQLIVATDRGIFYKMQQACPDKELLEAPTAGEGATCRSCAHCPWMAMNGLKAIAEGLEQGGAAHTIEVDAALREGALVPLNRMLEFAAELRRTIKGNA from the coding sequence ATGAGCGTAATGTTTGATCCGGAAACGGCGATTTATCCATTTCCACCTAAACCAGCTCCGCTAAGCGGGGACGAAAAGCAGTTCTATCGTGAAAAAATTAAGCGCCTGCTCAAAGAGCGGAATGCGGTGATGGTGGCTCACTACTACACTGACCCGGAAATCCAGTCTCTCGCAGAAGAGACGGGCGGTTGTATCTCTGACTCGCTTGAGATGGCTCGCTTTGGCGCTAACCATCCTGCTTCTACGCTGCTGGTGGCGGGCGTTCGTTTTATGGGGGAAACGGCGAAAATCCTCAGCCCTGAGAAAACAATTTTGATGCCAACCCTCAATGCCGAGTGTTCATTGGATCTTGGCTGCCCGATTGAGGCATTCAACGCGTTTTGCGACCAGCACCCCGATCGTACCGTCGTCGTCTATGCTAATACCTCTGCGGCGGTAAAGGCCCGGGCCGACTGGGTGGTTACGTCCAGTATTGCCGTTGAGCTGATTGAACATCTGGACAGTCTGGGAGAAAAAATTATCTGGGCGCCCGATCGCCATCTTGGCGGCTACGTTCAAAAGCAGACCGGGGCTGATGTGCTGTGCTGGCAGGGGGCCTGTATTGTTCATGATGAATTTAAAACTCAGGCCCTGGCACGCATGAAGGCGCTGTACCCTAATGCAGCCGTATTGGTACACCCTGAGTCGCCGCAGGCGGTGGTTGATATGGCCGATGCCGTGGGCTCGACCAGCCAGCTGATTAACGCGGCAAAAACGCTGCCTCATCAGCAGCTGATTGTGGCAACGGATCGCGGGATATTTTATAAAATGCAGCAGGCGTGTCCGGATAAAGAGTTGCTGGAGGCTCCTACTGCAGGGGAAGGAGCAACCTGTCGCAGCTGTGCACATTGTCCGTGGATGGCAATGAACGGGCTTAAAGCGATTGCTGAGGGACTGGAGCAGGGTGGCGCTGCGCACACCATAGAAGTGGACGCTGCGCTGCGTGAAGGGGCTCTCGTTCCGCTTAATCGTATGCTCGAGTTCGCGGCAGAGTTACGTCGGACGATAAAAGGCAACGCGTAA
- the aroG gene encoding 3-deoxy-7-phosphoheptulonate synthase AroG, giving the protein MNYQNDDLRIKEINELLPPVALLEKFPATEKAAHTVSQARKAIHKILKGSDDRLLVVIGPCSIHDTKAAKEYGARLLALREELQGELEVVMRVYFEKPRTTVGWKGLINDPHMDSSYQINDGLRIARKLLLDINDSGLPAAGEFLDMITPQYLADLMSWGAIGARTTESQVHRELASGLSCPVGFKNGTDGTIKVAIDAINAAGAPHCFLSVTKWGHSAIVNTSGNGDCHIILRGGKEPNYSAKHVEEVKAGLVKAGLEPQVMIDFSHANSSKQFKKQMDVSDDVCGQIAGGEKAIIGVMIESHLVEGNQNLESGEPLVYGKSVTDACIGWEDTEVALRKLADAVKARRG; this is encoded by the coding sequence ATGAATTATCAGAACGACGACTTAAGAATCAAAGAGATTAACGAGCTTCTCCCCCCTGTAGCGCTGCTGGAAAAATTCCCCGCCACTGAAAAAGCTGCCCACACCGTCTCTCAGGCCCGCAAAGCGATTCACAAAATCCTTAAAGGCAGCGACGATCGCCTGCTGGTGGTGATTGGCCCTTGCTCCATTCACGACACGAAGGCTGCCAAAGAGTACGGCGCACGCCTGCTGGCGCTGCGTGAAGAGCTTCAGGGCGAGCTGGAAGTGGTTATGCGTGTTTACTTTGAAAAGCCGCGTACAACCGTAGGCTGGAAAGGCCTGATTAACGATCCGCATATGGACAGCAGCTACCAGATTAACGATGGTCTGCGCATCGCGCGCAAGCTGCTGCTGGATATCAACGATTCTGGCCTGCCGGCTGCAGGGGAATTCCTTGATATGATAACCCCGCAGTACCTTGCGGATCTGATGAGCTGGGGAGCAATCGGCGCGCGTACCACCGAGTCGCAGGTTCACCGTGAGCTGGCCTCAGGCCTGTCTTGCCCGGTTGGCTTTAAAAACGGCACCGACGGTACGATCAAAGTGGCAATTGATGCCATCAATGCCGCAGGCGCACCGCACTGCTTCCTGTCCGTGACGAAGTGGGGTCACTCCGCCATCGTCAACACCAGCGGTAACGGCGATTGCCACATTATTCTGCGCGGGGGCAAAGAGCCTAACTACAGCGCGAAACATGTGGAAGAGGTGAAAGCTGGCCTGGTTAAGGCAGGTCTTGAGCCCCAGGTGATGATTGATTTCAGTCACGCTAACAGCAGCAAACAGTTTAAAAAGCAGATGGACGTTTCTGACGACGTTTGCGGCCAGATTGCCGGGGGCGAGAAGGCCATCATCGGCGTGATGATTGAAAGCCATCTGGTAGAAGGTAACCAAAACCTGGAGAGCGGTGAACCGCTGGTCTATGGCAAAAGCGTGACCGATGCCTGCATTGGCTGGGAAGATACCGAAGTGGCGCTGCGCAAGCTTGCCGATGCGGTAAAGGCTCGTCGCGGCTAA
- the cpoB gene encoding cell division protein CpoB: MSSNFRHHLLSLSLLVGIAAPWAANAQAPISSVGSGSVEDRVTQLERISNAHSQLLTQLQQQLSDNQNDIDSLRGQIQENQYQLNQVVERQKQILLQMDSLSGAAAGAGQQPAAGASQGATTPDAGASNAAPAAPAQGGDANSDYNAAIALVQDKSRQDDAINAFQSFVKKYPDSTYLPNANYWLGQLNYNKGKKDDAAFYFASVVKNYPKSPKAPDAMFKVGVIMQDKGDVAKAKAVYQQVVKQYPGTDGAKQAQKRLNAQ, translated from the coding sequence ATGAGCAGTAACTTCAGACATCACTTGTTGAGTCTGTCGTTACTGGTTGGCATAGCGGCCCCCTGGGCCGCTAATGCTCAGGCGCCAATCAGTAGTGTCGGCTCAGGCTCGGTCGAAGACCGTGTCACTCAACTCGAGCGTATTTCTAACGCTCACAGTCAGCTTTTGACCCAACTCCAGCAACAACTCTCCGATAACCAGAATGATATTGATTCCCTGCGCGGTCAGATTCAGGAAAACCAGTATCAGCTGAATCAGGTTGTGGAGCGTCAAAAGCAAATTTTGCTGCAGATGGATAGCCTTAGCGGCGCGGCTGCGGGAGCAGGGCAACAGCCTGCTGCCGGTGCCTCTCAGGGGGCGACCACGCCGGACGCAGGAGCCTCTAACGCGGCCCCTGCGGCTCCAGCGCAGGGCGGTGACGCAAACAGCGATTACAATGCAGCCATCGCGCTGGTGCAGGATAAATCGCGCCAGGACGATGCCATCAACGCCTTTCAGAGCTTTGTGAAGAAGTATCCGGATTCAACTTATCTGCCGAACGCCAACTATTGGCTCGGTCAGTTGAATTACAACAAAGGTAAAAAGGATGATGCGGCGTTTTATTTTGCCTCCGTGGTGAAAAATTACCCGAAATCACCGAAGGCTCCGGACGCCATGTTTAAGGTCGGCGTGATCATGCAGGACAAAGGCGACGTCGCAAAAGCGAAAGCCGTCTACCAGCAGGTCGTAAAACAGTATCCGGGAACCGACGGTGCAAAGCAGGCTCAAAAACGCCTGAACGCACAGTAA
- the tolB gene encoding Tol-Pal system beta propeller repeat protein TolB: MKQAFRVALSFLMLWAAVLHAEVRIEITQGVDSARPIGVVPFTWAGPGAAPEDIGGIVAADLRNSGKFNPLDRSRLPQQPGSAQEVQPAAWTALGIDAVVVGQVTPNGDGSYTVAYQLVDTSGAPGTVLAQNSYKVNKQWLRYAGHTASDEVFEKLTGIKGAFRTRIAYVVQTNGGQFPYELRVSDYDGYNQFVVHRSPQPLMSPAWSPDGSKLAYVTFESGRSALVVQTLANGAVRQIASFPQHNGAPAFSPDGSKLAFALSKTGSLQLYVMDLGSGQIRQVTEGRSNNTEPTWFPDNQTLAYTSDQAGRPQIYKVSISGGAPQRLSWEGGQNQDADVSADGKIMVMVSSASGQQHIAKQDLVAGGVTTLSSTFLDETPSLAPNGTMVIYSSSQGMGSVLNLVSTDGRFKARLPATDGQVKFPAWSPYL, from the coding sequence ATGAAGCAGGCATTTCGTGTAGCGTTAAGTTTCTTAATGCTGTGGGCAGCGGTGCTGCACGCAGAAGTTCGTATCGAGATCACCCAGGGTGTCGACTCTGCTCGTCCAATTGGTGTGGTTCCGTTTACCTGGGCAGGCCCTGGCGCCGCGCCTGAAGATATTGGTGGCATTGTTGCTGCCGACCTGCGTAACAGCGGTAAATTCAATCCTCTCGACAGATCTCGCCTGCCTCAGCAGCCGGGTTCTGCTCAGGAAGTTCAGCCTGCAGCCTGGACCGCGCTCGGTATTGACGCCGTCGTGGTAGGTCAGGTTACGCCAAACGGCGACGGGAGTTACACCGTTGCTTACCAACTGGTCGACACCTCAGGTGCGCCGGGCACGGTGCTGGCCCAGAACTCCTACAAAGTGAACAAGCAGTGGCTGCGTTATGCAGGCCACACCGCCAGTGACGAAGTGTTTGAGAAGCTGACCGGGATTAAAGGCGCATTCCGTACCCGTATTGCTTACGTTGTACAGACCAATGGCGGCCAGTTCCCGTATGAGCTGCGTGTTTCTGATTACGATGGCTACAACCAGTTTGTGGTTCACCGTTCTCCGCAGCCGCTGATGTCTCCTGCATGGTCTCCGGACGGCAGCAAACTGGCTTACGTGACCTTCGAAAGCGGCCGTTCTGCGCTGGTTGTGCAGACGCTGGCTAACGGCGCAGTGCGTCAGATTGCTTCGTTCCCGCAGCACAACGGCGCACCGGCATTCTCTCCGGACGGTTCTAAGCTGGCGTTCGCGCTGTCTAAAACCGGTAGCCTGCAGCTGTACGTGATGGACCTGGGTTCTGGCCAGATTCGTCAGGTGACTGAAGGTCGCAGCAACAATACCGAACCAACCTGGTTCCCGGACAACCAAACCCTGGCCTATACCTCTGACCAGGCGGGTCGTCCACAGATTTATAAAGTCAGTATTAGTGGCGGTGCTCCGCAGCGTCTTTCCTGGGAAGGTGGTCAGAACCAGGATGCCGATGTCAGTGCCGATGGTAAAATTATGGTAATGGTCAGCTCCGCTAGCGGTCAGCAGCACATTGCCAAACAGGATCTGGTAGCGGGTGGCGTAACAACTTTATCGTCAACGTTCCTGGATGAAACGCCAAGTCTGGCACCTAACGGCACTATGGTAATCTACAGCTCTTCTCAGGGGATGGGATCCGTGCTGAATTTGGTTTCAACAGATGGGCGTTTCAAAGCGCGTCTTCCGGCAACTGATGGACAGGTCAAATTCCCTGCCTGGTCGCCGTATCTGTGA
- the tolA gene encoding cell envelope integrity protein TolA has product MSKATEENAKLKRAIVVSVVLHIILIGILIWSSFDEHIDASAGGGGGSSIDAVMVDPGAVVDNYNRQQQQQASSKRAAEQREKQAQQQAEELQQKQAAEQQRLKELEKERLAAQEQAKAQAEQQKQAEAAAKQAQEQQKQAETAAAAAKAKADAQAKAQADAQAKAAEEAAKKAAADAQKKATEEAAKKAADAEKKAAADAAAAAKKAQQDAEKKAADAAAKKAAQDAEKKAAAEAAKEAAAEKAEAAKQAAAEKAAAEKAAEKAAADKAAAAKAAADKKVAADAKKKAAAEKAASDKAAAQGVDDLFGDLSSGKNAPKTGGGAKGNAAAAAGKGNNKNNGASGAEINGYAGQIKAAIESKFYNDPSFAGKTCSLRIKLAPDGLLLDIKPEGGDAALCQAAVAAARLAKIPKPPSEAVYEVFKNAPIDFKP; this is encoded by the coding sequence GTGTCAAAGGCAACCGAAGAGAACGCTAAATTAAAACGAGCGATCGTCGTTTCAGTGGTGCTGCACATCATTTTGATTGGCATCCTGATCTGGAGCTCGTTTGATGAGCACATTGATGCATCCGCGGGCGGTGGCGGTGGTTCTTCTATTGACGCGGTGATGGTTGACCCGGGTGCGGTAGTGGATAACTACAATCGCCAACAGCAGCAGCAGGCAAGCAGCAAACGTGCCGCCGAGCAGCGTGAAAAACAGGCGCAGCAGCAGGCAGAAGAGCTTCAGCAAAAACAGGCGGCGGAGCAACAGCGCCTGAAAGAGCTGGAGAAAGAGCGTTTAGCGGCTCAGGAGCAGGCAAAAGCGCAGGCCGAGCAGCAGAAGCAGGCTGAAGCGGCCGCGAAGCAGGCTCAGGAACAGCAGAAACAGGCTGAGACCGCTGCCGCTGCTGCGAAAGCAAAAGCCGATGCGCAGGCGAAAGCTCAGGCTGATGCCCAGGCGAAGGCTGCGGAAGAAGCGGCGAAGAAAGCCGCGGCGGACGCTCAGAAGAAAGCGACTGAAGAAGCGGCGAAGAAAGCGGCTGACGCAGAGAAAAAAGCGGCCGCAGACGCTGCCGCAGCAGCGAAGAAAGCTCAGCAGGATGCTGAGAAAAAAGCTGCAGATGCTGCCGCTAAGAAAGCTGCGCAGGATGCCGAGAAGAAAGCTGCCGCAGAGGCCGCGAAAGAGGCTGCTGCCGAAAAAGCGGAAGCGGCTAAACAGGCTGCTGCCGAAAAAGCAGCGGCTGAAAAGGCTGCCGAGAAGGCCGCCGCTGATAAAGCTGCCGCCGCGAAAGCCGCAGCAGACAAGAAAGTGGCTGCTGACGCGAAGAAAAAGGCTGCTGCTGAGAAAGCCGCTTCTGACAAAGCCGCAGCGCAGGGCGTTGACGACTTATTCGGTGATTTAAGCTCAGGTAAGAATGCACCGAAAACGGGCGGTGGGGCGAAAGGTAATGCCGCAGCCGCCGCCGGAAAAGGGAATAATAAAAACAACGGCGCAAGCGGCGCAGAGATCAACGGCTACGCAGGTCAGATAAAGGCAGCGATCGAGAGCAAGTTCTATAACGATCCTTCGTTTGCCGGTAAGACCTGTTCACTGCGGATCAAGCTGGCGCCGGACGGCCTTCTGCTTGATATCAAGCCAGAAGGTGGCGATGCGGCACTTTGCCAGGCTGCCGTTGCGGCAGCGCGTCTGGCGAAGATTCCTAAGCCGCCAAGCGAAGCTGTTTATGAAGTCTTCAAGAACGCACCGATCGACTTTAAGCCTTAA
- the gpmA gene encoding 2,3-diphosphoglycerate-dependent phosphoglycerate mutase gives MAVTKLVLVRHGESQWNNENRFTGWYDVDLSDKGRTEAKAAGKLLKDEGFTFDFAYTSVLKRAIHTLWNILDELDQAWLPVEKSWKLNERHYGALQGLNKAETAEKYGDEQVKQWRRGFAITPPELSKDDERFPGHDPRYAKLTDSELPTTESLALTIDRVTPFWNESILPRMKSGERVIVAAHGNSLRALVKYLDNLSEDEILELNIPTGVPLVYEFDENFKPLKRYYLGNADEIAAKAAAVANQGKAK, from the coding sequence ATGGCTGTTACAAAGCTGGTTCTGGTTCGTCACGGCGAAAGCCAGTGGAACAACGAAAACCGCTTCACCGGTTGGTATGATGTTGATCTGTCTGATAAAGGGCGTACCGAAGCTAAAGCTGCCGGTAAGCTGCTGAAGGACGAAGGCTTCACCTTCGACTTCGCTTACACGTCTGTGCTGAAACGTGCCATCCACACCCTGTGGAACATCCTCGATGAACTTGACCAGGCCTGGCTGCCGGTCGAGAAATCCTGGAAACTGAACGAGCGCCACTACGGTGCCCTGCAGGGTCTGAACAAAGCTGAAACCGCTGAAAAATACGGTGACGAGCAGGTTAAACAGTGGCGTCGTGGTTTTGCCATCACCCCACCTGAGCTGTCTAAAGACGACGAGCGCTTCCCAGGCCACGATCCACGTTACGCAAAACTGACCGACAGCGAGCTGCCTACCACCGAAAGCCTGGCGCTGACCATCGACCGCGTAACGCCGTTCTGGAATGAATCCATTCTGCCACGCATGAAATCCGGTGAGCGCGTTATCGTTGCGGCTCACGGCAACTCCCTGCGTGCGCTGGTAAAATATCTGGATAACCTGAGCGAAGATGAGATCCTCGAGCTGAATATCCCGACCGGCGTGCCGCTGGTTTATGAGTTTGATGAGAACTTCAAACCGCTGAAACGTTACTACCTGGGCAACGCTGACGAAATCGCAGCCAAGGCCGCAGCGGTAGCAAACCAGGGTAAAGCGAAGTAA
- the pal gene encoding peptidoglycan-associated lipoprotein Pal: protein MQLNKVLKGLMIALPVMAIAACSSNKSANNGQSGEGMLGAGTGMDANGHGNMSSEEQARLQMQQLQQNNIVYFGLDKYDVSSEFAAMLDAHANFLRSNPSYKVTVEGHADERGTPEYNIALGERRANAVKMYLQGKGVSADQISIVSYGKEKPAVLGHDEAAYAKNRRAVLVY from the coding sequence ATGCAACTGAACAAAGTGCTGAAAGGGCTGATGATTGCTCTGCCGGTTATGGCTATCGCGGCGTGTTCTTCTAACAAGAGCGCCAACAATGGTCAGAGCGGTGAAGGTATGCTGGGTGCCGGCACTGGTATGGACGCTAACGGCCACGGCAACATGTCTTCTGAAGAGCAGGCTCGTCTGCAGATGCAACAGCTGCAGCAGAACAACATCGTTTATTTCGGTCTGGACAAATACGATGTTAGCTCTGAATTCGCTGCAATGCTGGATGCGCACGCTAACTTCCTGCGTAGCAACCCGTCTTACAAAGTGACCGTAGAAGGTCATGCGGATGAGCGCGGTACCCCAGAGTACAACATCGCCCTGGGCGAACGTCGTGCTAACGCCGTTAAAATGTACCTGCAAGGTAAAGGCGTTTCTGCAGACCAGATCTCCATCGTTTCTTACGGTAAAGAAAAACCTGCAGTACTGGGTCATGACGAAGCGGCATACGCTAAAAACCGTCGTGCCGTACTGGTTTACTAA